In one window of Thermodesulfobacteriota bacterium DNA:
- a CDS encoding HDOD domain-containing protein: MGNTVKEIHSGKTGKAKRETLRSKVLEVLKISTVPAVLKRIIEVTEDPKSGISDLENIIERDQAIATRVVAVSNAVFYGFPRKINTIDQAILVLGFEMVKGLAISTTLFSFLKNNKTNSVISSLWGHSFEVAMAAGMLARRTGMVSKETAFLAGLIHDIGRPLLLQILSKEYLEVCSFDRNCIEREAEVFGADHAEVGEWFVDKCKLPEDCTLAVKYHHRPEKCLEEMEAIPPLAQIIYLANLIVTEPREKYAYCSPVHAHILASLKLTGDELLGFSEKIAAKRDEIRAFYD, encoded by the coding sequence ATGGGTAATACGGTAAAAGAAATCCATTCCGGAAAGACCGGGAAGGCGAAGAGGGAAACTCTACGCTCGAAGGTCCTCGAGGTCCTCAAGATATCCACTGTCCCTGCCGTACTCAAGAGGATAATCGAGGTGACCGAGGACCCAAAGTCCGGTATTTCCGACCTGGAGAATATCATCGAGCGCGACCAGGCCATCGCCACCCGTGTCGTCGCCGTCTCGAATGCGGTCTTCTACGGCTTTCCCAGGAAAATCAACACGATAGACCAGGCCATCCTCGTTCTGGGCTTTGAGATGGTGAAGGGGCTGGCCATATCGACCACCCTCTTCAGTTTCCTCAAGAACAACAAGACCAACTCCGTCATCTCGTCTCTTTGGGGGCATTCATTCGAGGTTGCGATGGCCGCCGGCATGCTGGCAAGGCGGACAGGCATGGTCAGCAAGGAAACCGCATTCCTCGCGGGCCTGATCCACGACATCGGCAGGCCGCTCCTTCTTCAGATACTGAGCAAGGAATACCTCGAGGTGTGCTCGTTCGACAGGAACTGCATTGAAAGGGAAGCTGAGGTCTTCGGGGCGGACCACGCCGAGGTCGGCGAATGGTTCGTGGACAAGTGCAAGCTGCCTGAGGACTGCACGCTCGCCGTAAAGTACCACCACAGGCCCGAGAAATGCCTCGAGGAGATGGAAGCCATACCTCCGCTTGCGCAGATAATCTATCTCGCGAACCTCATCGTCACCGAGCCGAGGGAAAAATACGCCTACTGCTCGCCCGTGCACGCTCACATACTCGCGTCTCTCAAGCTCACCGGGGACGAGCTCCTGGGCTTCTCCGAAAAGATCGCCGCGAAGAGGGACGAGATCCGGGCCTTCTACGACTAA
- the xerD gene encoding site-specific tyrosine recombinase XerD, with protein MSCLGRDPVQAFLDHIVVEKGLSLNTRLSYKKDLSNFSEYMAGKDLLQATPGDISSFLKHSSERGLSARSYARALVTLRGFYKFLAGRGAVNESPCSRVDMPKVRQKLPEFLSIDEVERLLSAPSLDNALGLRDKAMLETLYATGLRVSELTNLHTNNISLQGGYLTAFGKGSRERMVPLGDAAMHWLKRYIDESRPSFPGNRKTGALFLTARGACMTRQNFWALIKKYALLAGIGRARCKPHIIRHSFATHLLERGADLRIVQAMLGHADISTTQIYTHITNERLKNLHKGKHPRG; from the coding sequence ATGAGCTGCCTGGGGAGGGACCCTGTACAGGCCTTCCTCGACCACATCGTGGTGGAAAAGGGCCTCTCCCTGAATACCCGCCTGAGCTATAAGAAAGACCTCTCTAATTTCAGCGAGTACATGGCCGGAAAGGACCTGCTTCAGGCGACCCCCGGTGACATATCGTCCTTTCTGAAACATTCGAGCGAAAGGGGCCTTTCAGCGCGGTCGTACGCCAGGGCCCTTGTGACCCTGAGGGGGTTTTATAAGTTCCTTGCCGGAAGGGGGGCCGTAAACGAGTCTCCATGCTCCAGGGTGGACATGCCCAAGGTCCGCCAGAAGCTCCCCGAGTTCCTTTCTATAGACGAGGTTGAGAGGCTTCTTTCTGCCCCTTCGCTGGATAACGCGCTGGGGCTGCGCGACAAGGCCATGCTTGAGACGCTCTACGCCACCGGCCTACGAGTGTCAGAGCTTACGAACCTCCATACAAACAACATAAGCCTCCAGGGCGGCTATCTCACTGCCTTTGGCAAGGGCTCAAGGGAAAGGATGGTCCCGCTCGGGGACGCGGCGATGCATTGGCTCAAGAGGTATATCGACGAATCCAGGCCCTCGTTCCCCGGCAACAGGAAGACAGGGGCGCTCTTTCTTACCGCAAGAGGCGCCTGTATGACCCGCCAGAACTTCTGGGCGCTGATAAAGAAGTACGCACTTCTGGCAGGGATAGGCAGGGCCAGGTGCAAGCCCCACATAATACGCCACTCGTTCGCCACACACCTCCTTGAAAGGGGAGCCGACCTGAGGATAGTCCAGGCCATGCTGGGGCACGCGGACATATCCACCACCCAGATATATACCCACATAACGAACGAACGACTCAAGAACCTGCATAAGGGAAAGCACCCGAGGGGATAG
- the glnD gene encoding [protein-PII] uridylyltransferase, which yields MPRVLMPDTLIKADGPLAPVAKEYLSKHEAEIRKSHLSGATGREVCRAYTSVVDGLLKALFARNSIRLGPSDKAALVAIGGYGRGELNIRSDIDLMLVHKGRLTKPVEELTQEMLYVLWDTGLDLGFAIRSVPECITLAKDDLKTMTALLDLRFLTGDADLFESLRKSVRKNLFNRARSASFINEKLEETRQRHARYGGSVYILEPNVKEGEGGLRDLHTAVWALKARHASPVEPFSLGLLSERDRKALEVSLDFVLWVRNELHFTTGRKTDQLTFDHQERIAKLIGFESTDKCLAVEAFMQRYYRHASDISHYSGLMLSRALHREKKTLKWPRKKVRIDRNFYISGGHLFTRTDDTIQREPAMALKAFEYAQAFDVELDQSAKDQVLEGLVTAGDDFRTSKEAAASFFKILRGKSVHKTLSEMHRLKLLDRYIPEFEEISCRVQHDLYHVYTVDAHTLFAVREIERLRGQYKSDFPLLSNLFEEIPNPEVLYLAVLFHDIGKAHGKGHAEKGAAMMPEICRRLNLAEEDANLVRFLVNHHLLLANTAQYRDLHDEKLIIEFARKVGDIERMNLLYLLTFADVRAVGPDVWSQWKGALFQELYFKALTVLERGTFEPEESEAKLRKVRERVAALLAPEGLGSAAVEDFFQLLPANYFLSTSPDFIAEHLKILSDFGNKTYAMKVRQDTFREYTELVICTHDVHGLFSMITGVMAANGVNILGAQINTLRNGIALDILQVTGPLGGFITDETRLEKIEGDLAGVLSGRVKVETLVRKRKPSILDSKARPRVKTTVEIDNEVSEAYTVLDIHTQNRIGLLYDITSTLSKLGLYIFVAKISTKGDQAADIFYVKDIFGQKVFFKDRLNDIADKLYKVLTEPSEPEAK from the coding sequence ATGCCGCGCGTACTCATGCCGGATACGCTCATCAAGGCAGACGGGCCGCTCGCTCCGGTCGCAAAGGAATACCTCTCGAAGCACGAAGCGGAGATCCGGAAATCGCACCTCTCCGGAGCCACGGGCCGCGAGGTATGCCGCGCGTACACGTCCGTGGTCGACGGCTTGCTTAAAGCCCTCTTCGCCCGGAACTCAATCCGCCTCGGCCCATCCGATAAGGCCGCCCTCGTCGCAATAGGAGGCTACGGCAGGGGCGAGCTCAATATCCGCTCCGATATAGACCTCATGCTCGTCCATAAGGGACGGCTCACTAAGCCCGTCGAGGAGCTCACGCAGGAGATGCTCTATGTCCTCTGGGACACGGGCCTTGACCTGGGGTTCGCGATCCGCTCGGTGCCGGAGTGCATTACGCTTGCGAAGGACGACCTGAAGACCATGACCGCTCTCCTCGACCTCCGGTTCCTTACAGGCGACGCGGACCTCTTCGAATCCCTCAGAAAAAGCGTACGGAAGAACCTTTTCAACCGGGCCAGGTCCGCCTCGTTCATAAACGAAAAGCTCGAAGAAACCAGGCAGCGCCACGCCAGGTACGGCGGCTCGGTCTACATACTCGAACCCAACGTCAAGGAGGGGGAGGGCGGGCTCCGGGACCTCCATACGGCCGTCTGGGCCTTGAAGGCCAGGCACGCGAGCCCGGTCGAGCCGTTTTCTCTCGGGCTCCTGAGCGAGCGCGACAGGAAGGCGCTCGAGGTCTCGCTCGATTTCGTCCTCTGGGTAAGAAACGAGCTCCATTTCACGACCGGGAGGAAGACCGACCAGCTCACGTTCGACCACCAGGAACGGATAGCAAAGCTCATCGGGTTTGAAAGCACCGACAAATGCCTCGCGGTAGAGGCGTTCATGCAGCGCTATTACCGCCACGCGTCCGACATAAGCCACTATTCGGGGCTCATGCTCTCCAGGGCGCTGCACAGGGAAAAGAAAACGTTAAAATGGCCGAGAAAGAAGGTCCGGATAGACAGGAACTTCTACATCTCGGGCGGCCATCTCTTCACCAGGACAGATGACACCATCCAGCGCGAGCCTGCGATGGCGCTCAAGGCCTTTGAATACGCGCAGGCGTTCGACGTGGAACTCGACCAGTCGGCGAAGGACCAGGTCCTCGAGGGGCTGGTGACCGCCGGCGACGACTTCCGCACCTCGAAGGAAGCCGCGGCGTCATTTTTCAAGATACTCAGGGGAAAAAGCGTCCATAAGACGCTGAGCGAGATGCACCGCCTTAAGCTCCTCGACAGGTACATCCCCGAGTTCGAGGAAATAAGCTGCAGGGTGCAGCACGACCTCTATCACGTCTACACCGTCGACGCCCATACGCTATTCGCCGTGAGGGAAATAGAGAGGCTCCGGGGACAGTATAAATCCGATTTCCCGCTCCTTTCGAACCTTTTCGAGGAGATACCGAACCCCGAGGTCCTTTACCTCGCGGTCCTCTTCCACGACATCGGTAAGGCGCACGGAAAGGGGCATGCCGAAAAGGGCGCGGCCATGATGCCCGAGATATGCAGGCGCCTGAACCTCGCCGAGGAGGACGCGAACCTCGTGAGGTTCCTGGTAAACCACCACCTCCTGCTCGCGAACACGGCCCAGTACAGGGACCTTCACGACGAGAAGCTTATAATCGAGTTCGCCAGGAAAGTAGGCGACATCGAGAGGATGAACCTGCTATATCTCCTTACATTCGCCGACGTGCGCGCCGTGGGGCCGGATGTCTGGAGCCAGTGGAAGGGCGCCCTCTTCCAGGAACTTTACTTCAAGGCGCTTACGGTACTTGAGCGAGGCACGTTCGAGCCCGAGGAATCAGAGGCAAAGCTCAGGAAGGTGAGGGAGAGGGTGGCAGCGCTCCTTGCGCCCGAGGGGCTCGGGAGCGCTGCGGTCGAGGATTTTTTTCAGCTCCTTCCGGCGAATTACTTCCTCTCGACCAGCCCCGACTTCATCGCCGAGCACCTGAAGATTCTGAGCGATTTCGGGAACAAGACCTACGCGATGAAGGTCAGGCAGGACACCTTCAGGGAATATACCGAGCTTGTCATCTGCACCCATGACGTCCACGGGCTCTTCTCGATGATAACCGGCGTCATGGCCGCTAATGGGGTGAACATACTCGGGGCGCAGATTAATACGCTCCGGAACGGCATCGCGCTCGACATACTCCAGGTTACAGGCCCCCTGGGAGGCTTCATAACCGACGAGACAAGGCTTGAGAAGATCGAGGGAGACCTTGCCGGGGTGCTCTCGGGCCGCGTAAAGGTCGAAACGCTTGTAAGGAAGCGGAAGCCGTCGATACTCGACAGCAAGGCCAGGCCCAGGGTCAAGACGACCGTCGAGATAGACAACGAGGTCTCGGAGGCCTACACCGTGCTGGACATACATACACAGAACAGGATCGGGCTTCTCTACGACATCACGAGCACTCTCTCGAAGCTCGGCCTTTATATATTCGTCGCCAAGATATCGACAAAAGGCGACCAGGCCGCGGACATCTTCTACGTAAAGGACATATTCGGGCAGAAGGTATTTTTCAAGGACCGCCTGAACGACATAGCCGATAAGCTGTATAAGGTACTTACCGAGCCTTCTGAGCCGGAGGCGAAATGA
- a CDS encoding N-acetylmuramoyl-L-alanine amidase, protein MKSPAARPALFFLLALALLLISAGKSPAAPKAAVTDIRHWSNPTYTRVVINVSDKASFTHRLLRKDPSISVEWRRLYVDISGAMLSPELARSIPINDGLLKAARAGQYDTDTVRVVLDIESIQDFKIFYLTDPYRIVIDVTGEKPAGKDEVIRQARDRTGKALPEIRQDPRGLPLSDPSLTQQLGLKVRKIVIDPGHGGKDPGAVGRTGLKEKDINLKLGLMLREKLEREAGAKVVMTRDRDVFVPLEERTAIANREEADLFISIHVNAAPRRTASGIETYILGISNDEEAKRVAARENATSTRSVSDLEFILNDLIKTAKTNDSARFAGVVQDSLVSKLRASYRNVRSNGVKGAPFYVLIGTKMPAVLVEVSFISNPLEEERLKDPRYLKEAVDGIADGVLSYMNGPGEA, encoded by the coding sequence TTGAAAAGCCCCGCAGCCAGGCCGGCCCTTTTCTTTTTGCTCGCGCTGGCCCTGCTCCTCATATCGGCCGGGAAGTCTCCTGCCGCGCCAAAGGCCGCCGTTACCGACATCCGCCACTGGTCCAACCCCACGTACACCAGGGTCGTCATAAACGTAAGCGACAAGGCCTCGTTCACGCACCGGCTCCTACGCAAGGACCCCTCCATAAGCGTCGAATGGAGGCGGCTCTACGTAGACATATCGGGCGCCATGCTTTCGCCGGAGCTCGCGCGCTCCATACCCATAAATGACGGGCTCCTGAAAGCCGCAAGGGCCGGGCAGTACGATACCGATACTGTCCGCGTGGTCCTCGACATAGAGTCCATCCAGGACTTCAAGATATTCTACCTTACCGACCCGTACAGGATAGTGATCGACGTGACCGGCGAGAAGCCTGCCGGAAAGGACGAGGTCATAAGGCAGGCAAGGGACCGGACCGGGAAGGCGCTTCCCGAGATACGGCAGGACCCGAGGGGCCTGCCGCTTTCAGACCCCAGCCTCACGCAGCAGCTCGGATTGAAGGTCAGGAAGATAGTCATCGACCCGGGCCACGGCGGCAAGGACCCAGGGGCCGTCGGCAGGACAGGCCTCAAGGAGAAGGACATAAACCTCAAGCTCGGGCTCATGCTCAGGGAAAAGCTCGAGCGCGAGGCCGGCGCGAAGGTCGTCATGACCAGGGACAGGGACGTGTTCGTGCCACTCGAGGAAAGGACGGCCATAGCCAACAGGGAGGAAGCCGACCTCTTCATATCCATCCACGTGAACGCCGCCCCGAGGAGGACGGCCTCCGGCATCGAGACGTACATCCTCGGCATTTCGAACGACGAGGAGGCCAAGAGGGTGGCCGCGCGGGAGAACGCGACCTCGACGAGGTCGGTGAGCGACCTTGAGTTCATACTGAACGACCTCATAAAGACAGCGAAGACTAACGACTCGGCGCGGTTCGCCGGGGTCGTGCAGGACAGCCTCGTCTCGAAACTCCGCGCGAGCTACAGGAACGTCAGGAGCAACGGGGTCAAGGGCGCGCCGTTCTATGTCCTCATAGGCACGAAGATGCCCGCGGTGCTCGTGGAGGTCTCGTTTATCAGCAACCCCCTGGAGGAGGAACGCCTTAAAGACCCGAGATACCTGAAAGAGGCCGTGGACGGCATTGCGGACGGGGTATTGAGCTATATGAACGGCCCTGGCGAGGCCTGA
- the mutS gene encoding DNA mismatch repair protein MutS yields the protein MTKSATTPAMRQYLEIKAAHPDSVLFFRMGDFYEMFFEDAKLASSVLGIALTSRDRDREIPMCGVPYHAAAGYIAKLVREGHKVAICEQTTDPAESKGIVERAVTRVITPGIALDDELLDPKANNFIAAAYADGKASGFAYMDVSTGEFRLTSLTGAHPLIEEIRRLRPLELVIPDGSQDAFAFPDSPVKKLTAIEARRFSLTDAEARLNAHFGTATLDGFGCANMPQAVAAAGALLEYIRSNQKAELRHARKPEPYFTGDFLVLDSSTRRNLEITRNMKNGGRENTLLSVLDRTRTAMGGRRLKSWLLHPLKDAGAIMERLDAVEELIRNRGIRTSLQESLSRVHDLERLTARLSLGAAGPRDLASLRESLRTIPEINDSLRPFSSSLLKGLSLDEVAEAAESIGRAISENPPHSIKDGGVIREGYSPELDELRRIGSGGKDWIASLETKERARTGISSLKIGYNRVFGYYIEVTRTNLSSVPVDYIRKQTLVNAERFITPELKEWEEKILTAEERALKLESALFASLAEELKDHIERVLATAQSVATLDCLSSLAEVSERHGYSRPEMNEGYAIQIEGGRHPVVEAGADDFVSNDLMLNEDERILILTGPNMAGKSTYLRQNALIILMAQAGSFVPAAQASIGVVDRIFTRVGASDDLSRGHSTFMVEMSETANILNNATPRSFIVLDEIGRGTSTFDGLSIAWAVVEHIHDNPSLGAKTLFATHYHELTELSLTKERVKNYNMAVKEWNEKIIFLRKVLPGGANRSYGIQVARLAGVPDEVISRAREILRNLETGELTESGMPRIAARGDRPGERGQMSLLGGRDELREGLRRIDVETMTPIEAITALHKLKEMLD from the coding sequence ATGACCAAAAGCGCAACTACACCGGCCATGCGCCAGTACCTGGAAATAAAGGCAGCGCACCCCGACTCCGTCCTCTTCTTCAGGATGGGAGACTTCTACGAGATGTTTTTCGAGGACGCTAAGCTCGCCTCGTCAGTCCTCGGGATAGCCCTTACATCACGCGACCGCGACCGCGAGATACCCATGTGCGGGGTCCCCTACCACGCGGCCGCTGGCTATATAGCGAAGCTCGTACGTGAGGGACACAAGGTCGCCATATGCGAGCAGACGACCGACCCCGCGGAATCGAAAGGCATCGTCGAAAGGGCCGTTACCCGCGTGATAACGCCCGGGATAGCGCTCGACGACGAGCTCCTCGACCCCAAGGCCAATAACTTCATAGCCGCGGCGTACGCGGACGGCAAGGCCTCGGGGTTCGCGTACATGGACGTATCCACGGGCGAGTTCAGGCTCACAAGCCTAACCGGAGCGCATCCGCTCATAGAGGAGATACGTCGCTTAAGGCCGCTTGAGCTCGTCATCCCCGATGGCTCCCAGGACGCCTTCGCCTTCCCTGATTCGCCTGTAAAGAAGCTGACCGCAATCGAGGCCAGGAGGTTTTCCCTCACTGACGCAGAGGCACGCCTTAACGCCCACTTCGGGACCGCCACCCTCGACGGCTTCGGCTGCGCGAACATGCCACAGGCGGTCGCTGCCGCCGGGGCGCTCCTCGAATACATACGCTCGAACCAGAAGGCGGAGCTAAGGCACGCGAGAAAGCCGGAGCCCTATTTTACCGGCGACTTCCTCGTCCTCGATTCGTCCACCAGGCGGAACCTTGAGATAACCAGGAACATGAAAAACGGGGGCCGCGAGAACACGCTTCTTTCAGTGCTCGACAGGACCAGGACCGCAATGGGAGGGAGGAGGCTCAAGAGCTGGCTCCTCCACCCGCTGAAGGATGCGGGCGCGATAATGGAGCGGCTGGATGCGGTCGAGGAACTTATCCGGAACCGCGGCATCCGGACGTCCCTCCAGGAGTCCCTTTCCCGCGTTCACGACCTTGAGAGGCTTACGGCGCGGCTCTCCCTCGGGGCCGCTGGGCCGCGGGATCTCGCATCCTTAAGGGAATCCCTGAGAACGATACCTGAAATCAACGATTCGCTCAGGCCTTTCTCCTCATCACTCCTTAAGGGACTCTCCCTCGACGAGGTAGCCGAAGCCGCTGAGTCGATAGGGCGGGCAATTTCCGAAAACCCTCCGCACTCCATCAAAGACGGCGGGGTAATCCGCGAGGGATACTCGCCTGAACTCGACGAGCTCCGCAGAATCGGCTCCGGCGGCAAGGACTGGATCGCGTCGCTCGAAACAAAGGAGAGGGCGAGGACCGGGATAAGCTCCCTCAAGATAGGCTACAACAGGGTATTCGGCTATTATATAGAGGTAACGAGGACCAACCTTTCGAGCGTCCCTGTTGACTACATCCGGAAGCAGACGCTCGTGAACGCCGAGCGGTTCATAACCCCGGAATTGAAGGAATGGGAGGAAAAGATCCTTACGGCGGAGGAGAGGGCGCTTAAGCTCGAATCGGCCCTCTTCGCCTCGCTCGCCGAAGAGCTCAAGGATCATATCGAAAGGGTGCTTGCGACCGCTCAATCGGTAGCCACACTCGACTGCCTTTCTTCCCTGGCCGAGGTCTCCGAGCGGCACGGGTATTCGAGGCCCGAGATGAACGAGGGCTACGCGATCCAAATAGAGGGCGGCAGGCACCCGGTCGTGGAGGCAGGCGCCGACGATTTCGTCTCGAACGACCTGATGCTGAATGAGGACGAGAGAATCCTTATCCTGACCGGCCCGAACATGGCAGGCAAGTCGACCTACCTGAGGCAGAACGCCCTTATTATCCTGATGGCCCAGGCAGGTTCCTTTGTCCCGGCTGCACAGGCCTCCATCGGGGTCGTCGACAGGATATTCACGCGGGTCGGGGCGTCCGACGACCTCTCGCGGGGCCATTCGACCTTCATGGTCGAGATGAGCGAGACCGCGAACATACTCAACAACGCGACCCCGAGGAGCTTTATAGTGCTTGACGAGATAGGGCGCGGGACCTCAACGTTCGACGGGCTCTCCATAGCGTGGGCCGTGGTCGAGCACATTCACGACAATCCTTCCCTCGGCGCAAAAACTCTCTTCGCAACGCACTACCACGAGCTGACCGAGCTTTCCTTGACAAAGGAAAGGGTCAAAAATTATAATATGGCGGTCAAGGAGTGGAACGAAAAGATAATCTTTCTCAGGAAGGTGCTTCCCGGCGGAGCTAACCGGAGCTACGGCATACAGGTGGCCAGGCTCGCCGGAGTCCCTGACGAGGTCATATCAAGGGCCAGGGAGATACTCAGGAACCTGGAGACCGGAGAGCTTACCGAATCGGGCATGCCACGGATCGCGGCCCGCGGGGACAGGCCAGGCGAGCGGGGGCAGATGAGCCTCCTGGGAGGCAGGGACGAGCTCAGGGAAGGGCTCCGGCGCATCGACGTCGAGACGATGACCCCCATCGAGGCCATTACCGCTCTTCATAAATTGAAGGAGATGCTTGATTGA
- a CDS encoding glycoside hydrolase family 57 protein, whose amino-acid sequence MDNKLNIAFVWHMHQPLYKDPLTGEYTLPWVLFHATKDYYDMAAILEEFPDVHQTFNLVPCLIEQINEYASGKARDKYRRLSGKRAEELGAEEKVFMLQFFFQANWEHMIRPLPRFWDLLRKRGISNDRDEVLHSLRYFNDQDFLDLQVLYNLVWIDPSIREKDRFLSALYSKGGGYTEEEKAALLRKQTDIAGTVIPKYAELRAKGIIEVSTSPYYHPILPLLCDSDAAREAMPWATLPKARFRHPEDAREQVRRGLELYKDTFGAMPRGMWPSEGSVSMDVLPIVASEGVEWLATDEEILSNTLRRPIRRDHMGNCYDTFLYKPYEIDSEGGKTVLFFRDHVLSDLIGFDYSKMDAEHAASDMVSRLARIHGMLENPGEHVVPIILDGENAWEHFRNDGRDFLRALYSKLSSHPALRCVTISEFLDMKTKRERLDWLFPGSWINHNFKIWIGHVEDNTAWDYISEARDALVKYEEALGGTPEERRIKENVREAWEEVYAAEGSDWFWWYGEEHSSMSDEDFDALFRRRIKRIYQLIGNPPPDYLEMPISSEIKGYRPPSEPRALISPNVDGIISDYFEWLSCGKLERTYFGSAMHKELQGGLVDSISYGFSRESLFFRFDYIEELGRFEGPWSFTVTFMQPRQVKAAAKIEGKNADGTISVRYGDKWGDETTLRVAADAVAEVEIPLSLLDAGKGDEIKLYININAHERGVERWPVKGYLIFTVPPEDFEQQDWIV is encoded by the coding sequence ATGGACAATAAACTCAACATTGCCTTCGTCTGGCACATGCACCAGCCTTTATACAAAGACCCGCTGACCGGCGAGTACACGCTCCCGTGGGTCCTCTTCCACGCCACGAAAGACTATTACGACATGGCGGCGATACTGGAAGAGTTCCCGGACGTGCACCAGACCTTCAACCTGGTGCCATGCCTCATAGAGCAGATAAACGAGTACGCCTCCGGGAAGGCAAGGGACAAGTACAGGCGGCTGAGCGGAAAAAGGGCGGAGGAGCTCGGGGCCGAGGAAAAGGTCTTCATGCTCCAGTTCTTTTTCCAGGCGAACTGGGAGCACATGATACGGCCGCTCCCGAGGTTCTGGGATCTCCTCAGGAAAAGGGGCATATCGAACGACAGGGACGAGGTCCTCCATTCGCTGAGGTATTTCAACGACCAGGACTTCCTCGACCTCCAGGTGCTCTATAACCTCGTCTGGATAGACCCTTCGATAAGGGAAAAGGACCGGTTCCTAAGCGCCCTTTACTCAAAGGGTGGGGGCTATACCGAAGAGGAGAAGGCGGCGCTTCTAAGGAAGCAGACTGATATAGCTGGCACGGTCATACCCAAGTACGCGGAGCTCAGGGCGAAGGGCATAATCGAGGTCTCCACTTCCCCGTATTACCACCCCATACTGCCGCTACTTTGCGACAGCGACGCTGCAAGGGAAGCCATGCCCTGGGCGACCCTCCCCAAGGCCCGTTTCAGGCACCCCGAGGACGCGAGGGAGCAGGTAAGGAGGGGCCTTGAGCTTTACAAGGACACCTTCGGCGCGATGCCCAGGGGCATGTGGCCCTCCGAGGGCTCGGTAAGCATGGACGTCCTGCCCATCGTTGCATCCGAGGGTGTGGAGTGGCTCGCGACCGACGAGGAGATACTCTCCAATACGCTCAGGCGTCCGATAAGGCGCGACCACATGGGCAACTGCTACGATACTTTCCTCTACAAGCCCTATGAAATCGACTCGGAAGGCGGTAAGACCGTACTCTTTTTCAGGGACCATGTCCTCTCGGACCTTATCGGTTTCGACTACTCCAAAATGGACGCCGAGCACGCTGCCTCTGACATGGTATCAAGGCTTGCGCGCATACACGGCATGCTCGAAAATCCAGGCGAGCACGTCGTCCCCATAATACTCGACGGCGAGAACGCGTGGGAGCACTTCAGGAACGACGGCAGGGATTTCCTGAGGGCCCTCTATTCGAAGCTTTCCAGCCACCCGGCCTTGAGGTGCGTTACGATAAGCGAGTTCCTGGACATGAAGACTAAAAGGGAACGGCTCGACTGGCTCTTTCCCGGCTCGTGGATAAACCACAACTTCAAGATATGGATAGGCCACGTCGAGGACAACACGGCCTGGGACTACATATCAGAGGCGCGGGACGCGCTCGTGAAATACGAGGAGGCCCTCGGCGGCACCCCTGAGGAGAGGCGAATTAAGGAAAACGTGCGCGAGGCATGGGAGGAGGTCTACGCCGCGGAGGGGAGCGACTGGTTCTGGTGGTACGGCGAGGAGCATTCCTCGATGAGCGACGAGGATTTCGACGCCCTTTTCAGGCGGCGCATAAAGAGGATCTACCAGCTTATCGGGAATCCACCGCCGGACTACCTGGAGATGCCCATATCCTCTGAGATAAAGGGCTACAGGCCCCCTTCCGAGCCGAGGGCCCTCATCTCTCCAAATGTGGACGGCATAATCTCCGACTACTTCGAGTGGCTCTCATGCGGCAAGCTCGAGCGGACCTACTTCGGGAGCGCGATGCACAAGGAACTCCAGGGCGGGCTCGTCGACTCCATATCCTACGGCTTCTCAAGGGAGTCGCTTTTTTTCCGTTTCGACTACATCGAGGAGCTTGGGCGCTTCGAGGGGCCGTGGAGTTTCACGGTCACCTTCATGCAGCCCAGGCAGGTGAAGGCAGCCGCAAAAATAGAGGGAAAAAACGCGGACGGGACAATATCCGTCAGGTACGGCGACAAGTGGGGAGACGAGACCACTCTTCGCGTGGCCGCGGACGCCGTCGCCGAAGTCGAGATACCGCTCTCGCTTCTCGACGCAGGGAAAGGCGACGAGATCAAGCTCTATATCAACATAAACGCCCACGAGAGGGGCGTGGAGCGCTGGCCCGTAAAGGGTTATCTCATATTCACCGTGCCGCCGGAGGACTTCGAGCAGCAGGACTGGATAGTATGA